The DNA segment CAGTTCTCCCTAGTAGCTGCTGCTCTTAGAAACCTGAAATCCAGGGAGATAGTCTGGAGTAAGCAGGTTAAGTAGGATTATGAGACTACTCTACGTAGCTCCCCGTTACTACCCTAGTGTTGGAGGTGTAGAGTACGTTGTTAAATCAGTAGCTGAGAGGCTTGCACTGAGAGGACACGAGGTTACAGTGCTCTGCGGTGAACCAGGCATTGGTGAACCCAGGGAGGAGTGGATTAACGGTGTTCGCGTGGTTAAATGGCCTGTATGGGCTCCAGGTGGTGCTTACCACTTCCCAAGAATGAGGAGTGCTCTCGAGCAATGGCTTCTCAACACAGCTAGAGAGAGCGATGTAGTGCACTTTCACAGTGTTCACAGCGTTTTAACAGTCTACTGCTTGAACGTTGTGAAAAGACTTGGTGTACGCAGGGTTTTAACGCCATATTATCATGGTACAGGGCATACCACGTTTAGGAGGATTCTATGGAAGCCATGGAGGCATTACGTAAGGTACGTTCTGCGCTTCGTAGATGTTGTTCACACGGTGTCTAAGCTTGAAGCACAGCTTGTTGAGAGGGACTTTA comes from the Desulfurococcaceae archaeon genome and includes:
- a CDS encoding glycosyltransferase family 4 protein; the encoded protein is MRLLYVAPRYYPSVGGVEYVVKSVAERLALRGHEVTVLCGEPGIGEPREEWINGVRVVKWPVWAPGGAYHFPRMRSALEQWLLNTARESDVVHFHSVHSVLTVYCLNVVKRLGVRRVLTPYYHGTGHTTFRRILWKPWRHYVRYVLRFVDVVHTVSKLEAQLVERDFKVKATPIENGVDEWILDLSWSPSNYIMYSGRIERYKNIHRLANIARILNRSFGHDLELRIFGTGTYVQQLVNYVKNLGLKNSINPPQPFEKYVESLSRATMFGLLSEKESYPQSV